The DNA sequence CGCCGGTCGCCTCCAGAGCGAACCCCTCCACGGAGGAGTCCACGACGCGAGCTCCGAAGATCTCTGACTCTTTCAGGATAGCCGTCCGGTTCTCCTGCGAGGCGCGCACCCGCAGCAGCACCATCTCGCGCATCACCGCCGGGGCGTCCGTCAGATCGGCCGCCTGCAGCACGTTGACCAGGCGGTTCATCTGTTTGATCACCAGGCCCCGCAAGCGCGATTCGACATCAACCGTGAGCGTCATTCGCGACAACGTCGGATCAAGTGTCCGAGCCACTGTCAATGACTCGATATTGTAGCCGCGCTGGCTGATCAGGCCCGTGACGCGCATTAGCGCGCCCGGCTTGTTCTCCATCAATATTGATATGGTCATCAGCATGACAATTTCTCCTTAGCGGGGCACGGCCACCGGTTGCGGCGGAGCCAGCACCATCTCGTTGATGGCCGCCCCGGCCGGAACCATCGGGTAGACGTTTTCGAACTGCGACACGCGCACGTCCATCAGGTAAGGACCGGGCTCGGCGAGAGCTTCCTTCAGCGCCGAAGCCAGTTCCATGGGCGTGTGCACGATGCGCCCCTTCATTCCGTAGGCAGCCGCCAGCAACTCCACGTTCGGGAAGGCGCTCAACTCCACCGACGACAGCCGGTTGTTGTAGAACAGCTCCTGCCACTGCCGCACCATGCCCAGGTAGCCGTTGTTCATTACGATCACCTTCACCGGCAACTGGTAGTTCACCAGGGTCGCCAACTCAGGCAGCGCCATCTGGAAGCCACCGTCGCCGCAGATCGCGAAGACGGTCTGATCGGGATGCGCCATCTGGGCACCGATCGCGGCCGGCAGGCCAAAGCCCATCGAGCCCAAGCCACCGGAGCAGATCCACGTCCGCGGATTGTCGAACTTGATGAACTGCGCGGCCCACATCTGGTGCTGGCCCACGTCGACGCTCACAATCGCCTTGCCGCCGGAGAGCTTGTTGATCTCATACATCAGGTGCTGCGGCTTGATCTCGTCGGCCGAGAAGACCGGCTCCAGCGGATGCTCCGCCTGCCAGGCGCGCAACTGCTTCCACCAGGCCTTGCGGCTCTCGCTGTTCTTGGCCGCCATCTCCGGTTCCAGTTCCTTCAGGTTCCGGTTCAGCTTGCTTAGGACCTTCTTCACATCGCCGACAATGGGCAGGTCCGCCGCGCGGTTCTTGCCGATCTCCGCCGGATCGATGTCGACGTGAATCACCTTGGCATGCGGAGCGAACGCCGCCAACCGGCCGGTCACACGGTCGTCAAAGCGCACGCCCAACGCGATGAGCAGGTCGCACTCAAACATGCCCATGTTGGCGGTGTAGGAGCCGTGCATGCCCGGCATCGAGATGAAGTTTGGATGCGATCCGGGGAGTCCGCCCAAACCCATCAGCGTGCACACCGCCGGCGCATC is a window from the uncultured Paludibaculum sp. genome containing:
- the ilvN gene encoding acetolactate synthase small subunit; amino-acid sequence: MLMTISILMENKPGALMRVTGLISQRGYNIESLTVARTLDPTLSRMTLTVDVESRLRGLVIKQMNRLVNVLQAADLTDAPAVMREMVLLRVRASQENRTAILKESEIFGARVVDSSVEGFALEATGASEKMEEFIAVMETYGEIEVTRSGMVAVSLEAKKLRLAPPISKTQPEPVGQP
- the ilvB gene encoding biosynthetic-type acetolactate synthase large subunit — translated: MSNLMSGARILLECLAREGVDVIFGYPGGVTLPLYDVIYDNPIRHVLVRHEENASFSAAGYARATGKVGVCCATSGPGATNLTTGLVDAMMDSIPMVAITGQVTSKLIGSDAFQEADTFGITRPCTKHNFLVKDIKELAQIVHEAFHIASTGRPGPVLVDITKDVLQGQAHYTPINEIHLPGYKVVTDGHAGQIRRAAQMMWEAQRPYVYAGGGILAAGASPELTELVETLDAPAVCTLMGLGGLPGSHPNFISMPGMHGSYTANMGMFECDLLIALGVRFDDRVTGRLAAFAPHAKVIHVDIDPAEIGKNRAADLPIVGDVKKVLSKLNRNLKELEPEMAAKNSESRKAWWKQLRAWQAEHPLEPVFSADEIKPQHLMYEINKLSGGKAIVSVDVGQHQMWAAQFIKFDNPRTWICSGGLGSMGFGLPAAIGAQMAHPDQTVFAICGDGGFQMALPELATLVNYQLPVKVIVMNNGYLGMVRQWQELFYNNRLSSVELSAFPNVELLAAAYGMKGRIVHTPMELASALKEALAEPGPYLMDVRVSQFENVYPMVPAGAAINEMVLAPPQPVAVPR